In Pelmatolapia mariae isolate MD_Pm_ZW linkage group LG13, Pm_UMD_F_2, whole genome shotgun sequence, a genomic segment contains:
- the LOC134639766 gene encoding calpain-2 catalytic subunit-like yields the protein MTSTASRLARQQDRELGIGTNAQAVKFYQQDYEALRQQCLETGRLFQDDRFPPEPKSLGYNQLGPYSSKTKGIVWKRPTELCSNPQFIDDGATRTDIRQGTLGDCWLLAAIASLTLDQDILARVVPPDQSFTEGYAGIFHFQFWQFGEWVDVVVDDRLPTKDGKLLFVHSAEGSEFWSALLEKAYAKVYGSYEALTGGNTIEGFEDFTGGIAETYNLKEAPANLFHIIQRALSLGSLMGCSIDITSAYETEAVTSLKLVKGHAYSVTGAEEVHFKGQQVQLVRIRNPWGEVEWTGPWSDGSSEWSHVTEDEKLKLNNVAEDGEFWMSYSDFIRNFSKLEICNLTPDTLTSDDVGRWNYCQFEGMWRVGSTAGGCANHRATFPSNPQFLLRLEDVDDNPLDGKHGCTFLVGLMQKDGRRLMKVNPIETIGFAIYKVPDEYKGCKNVRLGPDVLLRQKHVAMSPTFINTREVCGRFNLPPGEYAIIPSTFHPHKNGSFILRVFTEKEAATRRLEQKIDAKIKEDKVSEKDVDPHLKQLFKQLAGNNTEVSAFELIKILNNAVSQRSDIKTDGFSLETGRLMVSLLDKDESGKLGLMEFQLIWKKIQKYLEIFKSHDTDKSGTMSSHEMRDAASKAGFQINSAVLRAVVNRYADAQYAIHFDSFVGCLIKLEMLFKVFKTLERDDSGKIELNMQQWLCLAIY from the exons ATGACATCTACAGCAAGTCGACTGGCCCGTCAGCAAGACAGGGAATTGGGCATTGGCACCAACGCACAGGCAGTGAAATTCTACCAGCAAGATTATGAGGCTCTGCGGCAGCAGTGTCTGGAGACCGGCCGCCTGTTTCAGGACGATCGCTTTCCTCCTGAGCCTAAATCACTGGGCTACAACCAGCTGGGACCATACTCATCAAAGACTAAGGGCATCGTTTGGAAGAGGCCAACG GAGCTTTGTTCCAACCCTCAGTTCATTGATGACGGCGCTACAAGGACGGACATTCGGCAGGGAACTCTGG GTGACTGCTGGCTCTTAGCTGCCATAGCTTCTCTGACTTTGGACCAGGACATTCTGGCTCGTGTGGTGCCTCCTGACCAAAGCTTTACTGAAGGTTATGCTGGGATATTTCACTTTCAG TTCTGGCAGTTTGGTGAGTGGGTGGATGTGGTGGTTGATGATCGTTTGCCCACCAAAGATGGAAAGCTGCTGTTTGTTCACTCAGCGGAGGGCTCAGAGTTTTGGAGTGCACTGCTGGAGAAGGCCTACGCTAA GGTGTATGGCAGCTACGAGGCTTTGACAGGAGGAAACACTATTGAGGGTTTTGAGGATTTCACCGGGGGAATTGCAGAAACATACAACCTAAAAGAGGCTCCAGCAAATCTCTTTCACATTATTCAGAGGGCCCTGAGCCTGGGTTCACTGATGGGTTGCTCTATTGAT ATCACCAGTGCCTATGAGACAGAGGCAGTTACATCTCTTAAGCTTGTAAAAGGACATGCATACTCTGTCACCGGTGCAGAGGAG GTTCATTTTAAAGGGCAGCAAGTGCAGTTGGTTCGCATCAGGAACCCATGGGGTGAGGTGGAATGGACAGGCCCTTGGAGTGATGG ATCCAGTGAATGGAGCCACGTTACTGAAGATGAGAAGTTGAAGTTAAACAATGTGGCTGAAGATGGAGAGTTCTG GATGTCCTACTCAGACTTCATCAGAAATTTCTCCAAGCTGGAGATCTGTAATTTGACCCCAGATACGCTCACTAGTGATGATGTGGGTCGCTGGAACTACTGCCAGTTTGAAGGGATGTGGAGGGTCGGCTCCACTGCTGGAGGCTGTGCCAATCACCGAG CCACATTCCCATCCAATCCTCAGTTCCTGTTGCGTCTGGAGGATGTGGATGATAATCCTTTGGATGGGAAGCACGGATGCACCTTTCTGGTGGGGTTGATGCAAAAGGATGGACGACGGCTGATGAAGGTTAACCCCATCGAGACAATTGGCTTTGCCATTTATAAG GTTCCAGATGAG TACAAAGGTTGCAAAAATGTCCGCCTCGGGCCTGACGTCCTGCTGCGTCAGAAACACGTAGCCATGAGCCCCACTTTCATCAACACACGGGAAGTGTGTGGCCGCTTCAATCTCCCACCGGGAGAATATGCCATAATTCCCTCAACCTTCCATCCCCACAAGAACGGCAGCTTCATTCTCAGGGTGTTCACAGAAAAAGAGGCTGCAACCAG ACGACTGGAGCAGAAAATTGACGCTAAGATAAAGGAG GACAAGGTATCTGAAAAGGATGTAGATCCTCATTTGAAGCAACTCTTCAAGCAGCTGGCTGGCAAT AATACGGAGGTGTCTGCCTTTGAACtgatcaaaattttaaacaacgCCGTTTCTCAGC GGTCTGACATTAAAACTGATGGATTCAGCCTTGAGACAGGTCGCCTTATGGTCAGTCTGCTGGAT AAAGATGAAAGTGGGAAGTTGGGACTGATGGAATTCCAGTTGATTTGGAAGAAAATCCAAAAATACTTG GAGATCTTCAAGAGTCATGATACAGACAAATCTGGCACCATGAGCTCCCATGAGATGAGAGATGCTGCCAGTAAAGCAG GGTTCCAGATCAACAGTGCAGTGCTGAGAGCTGTTGTAAATCGTTACGCTGATGCTCAGTATGCCATACACTTTGACAGCTTTGTAGGCTGTCTCATTAAACTGGAAATGCTCTTCA AAGTGTTTAAGACCCTGGAAAGGGATGACTCGGGCAAGATTGAGCTGAACATGCAGCAG TGGCTGTGCCTGGCAATCTACTAG